TCAGCCCGTTTGTGGACCAGGACTGGTTCCAGGAAGTCTTCCCAGAGCACAGCGTGAGTCAGAGTTGCTCTTCCTCACTGTTTAAAAGGAAATGCGACAGTATCTGATGTCAcaatctgtgctgtgtgtcggCTGTGacatgtctctgtgctgcatcttctgtgtgttgcctgtgctgtgtctctgtgaggctgtgctgtgtctgtgccttgtgttcagtgtgccgtatgtgtgctgtgttttggcTGTGCTGATTGTTGACTGCGCTGTCATGTGTGCGCTGTGTTTTGGCTGTGCTGGTTGTTGACTGCGCTGTCATGTGCTCTGTGTTGGCTGTGCCATGTGTGCTGGTTGTTGACTGCGCTgttgtgtgctctgtgttggctgtgccatgtgtgctgtattttggCTGTGCTGGTTGTTGAGGGCGAgtttgtgtgctctgtgttcactgtgctgtgttttggcTGTGCTGGCTGTTGACTGCGCTGTCGTGTGCCCTATGTTCACTGTGCCATGCCTGTGCCCAGCTGTTGCACAGCTCTCTCAGCCCCGAGGCCTTCGCCCTGCTCCTGCTTCAGAAGCTCAGCTGCTGCCAGGCTGGGTCCAGGACACACATCCTGAATGCACTTATGCAGCTCctcagacagggggcgctgaaGAACAGCAAGCAAATCTCTGCTGGCCTTACTGAACTGCTGCAGATCTTTGCCACATCAGACATGGTATGTTCCACGAGGCCACATAATATAACCAGCAATGTCACCTTCTTTCCCAACATGGTACATTCCACAACACCACCTTCATTCCCAACATGGTACGTTCCACAACATCACCTTCATGTAGATGCAGGTGACCCCGGTTTCACTTTGCTTGTGTTTCAGTCACAGGAGGACAGGCGCTTTGTCTGTGAGCTTCTCAAAGCGGTGGTGTCTGTGGGCTCCGACAGCACCGACACCGTGGTGGAGCTACTGACCATTCTGGCTCACAAGGAACTGGGGCTGCAGTGAGTCTGTCCTTCATATTATTAAGACGTCCCACCCTTGTAGTAAAAAGTCaccgcctcttcctctctgtagGACCTCCTGAAAAGTatggtttacttcctgaaaagtttGCTCCCTGAATACACTCAGGGAAACACCCAAGAAATAAGCATATATCATCCagggattttaagtacacttcATTTAGAGAAAAACTTCACCTACTTAACGATTTcctcatccagtgtactcaactTACATACTCAATAGTAGGGAAGTGAGCTGCTTCGGACACAGCCGCTGTGTTACTGCAGGGCTGGACTGTGTGAAATCGTACAGGTGTGTCTAAGGCTactcagacacagagaggagtgTATGGTGTGGTTACCATAGTGACAGACACGCAGTGGGCGTTGCAGGGGTGCCGTGCTCCGCCTGTTGAAGTCGACGGGcgtggaggaggcggagccttgGCTCAGTTTGGAGGTGGCGACCTGGCGCTCTGGGACGCGGGCGGAGCCCGAGCACACCTGGGCACACCTGAGGCAGGTGGCTGCCCGCTGGCTGGACTTCTGGACCTGCAAgtaccaggtgtgtgtgtgtgtgcgtgtgtgtgatacaaCATTTAGGCCCGTGTTCAGCAGGCATCAGTGCCGATTAGGGTTGCGTACCGAGGGAACTTCTtgtcatgaaataaaagctggcTGTAGCCATTCggccatttgttttttttaaacccacaaGATCATCACAACTTCAGAATTTGTCCTGATgcaacttttgttttttaacactgaatgtGAATGTGGTCTCATTAAAGTagacaggtcaaaggtcatggcCAACAGAAGAGAGTGGTGAGGTATAATTCcacccgtctgtctctctccttggGGATCAGCAGGACAGGGCCCTGCTCCTGAAAGGTGTGGAGGAGAAGCAGTCCTTCGCCCCTGTGGACGTCCTGCGCTTCTTCTGCTCCATGCAGAGAGAGAACCAGAACCGCCCACCGGCACCAGCACCGGCACCACCTGCTCCAGAGGGCCGCAAAGACACCGTGCTGCGCCATCAACACTTATACAGGTAACTGCCCCCTCAcaggtaccacacacagcaggtaCCTCCCCCTCAcaggtaccacacacagcaggtaaCTGGCCCCTCAcaggtaccacacacagcaggtaaCTGCCCCCTCAcaggtaccacacacagcaggtaaCTGCCCCCTCAcaggtaccacacacagcaggtaaCTGCCCCCTCAcaggtaccacacacagcaggtaaCTGCCCCCTCAcaggtaccacacacagcagctaaCTGCCCCCTCAcaggtaccacacacagcagctaaCTGCCCCCTCAcaggtaccacacacagcagctaaCTGCCCCCTCAcaggtaccacacacagcaggtaaCTGCCCCCTCAcaggtaccacacacagcaggtaaCTGGCCCCTCACAGGTGACTGCCCCCTAGcaggtaccacacacagcaggtaacttccccctcacaggtaccacacacagcagtaaCTGCCCCTCAcaggtaccacacacagcaggtaaCTGCCCCACGTAACACAGGTAACTCTACACAGGTACCACCACACATACAGGTAACTCCCCTAACAGGCACcatcacacagaacagccctttACAACACATTCCCCTCACAGTCACATCAATCAGCCTTTACAGTCACACAACAGCCTACAGTAACATCAGCctctacaggtacacacacacccaccccttACAGTACACACCACTCTTACAGGGCACACTCGCCTCATCCTCATCAGCTGTACGTCACACATCAGCCTAAGTCAACCCCACCCTTCACAGGGCACATCACCACCACAGCATCAATCAGCCTTTACGTCACATCAATCAGCCTCAGTCACACCACACTTTACAGCACACCACCACCCTTACAGTCACCCACCACCTTACAGCACTCAATCGCCTTACTCACAGTCACCACCTTTACAGTCACATCAATCAGCCTTTACAGTCACACCCACCACCCTTTACAGTCACATTCACCACTCTTTACAGTCACATCAATCAGCCTTTACAGTCACATCAATCAGCCTTTACAGTCACATCAATCAGCCTTTACAGTCACACCCACCACCCTTTACAGTCACATCCACCACCCTTTACAGTCACATCAATCAGCCTTTACAGTCACATTCACCACCCTTTACAGTCACATCAATCAGCCTTTACAGTCACACCCACCACCCTTTACAGTCACATCAATCAGCCTTTAGTCACATCCACCACCCTTTGCAGTGACATCAATCGCCTTTTACAGTGACATCAGTCAGCCTTTACAGTCACATCCACCACCCTTTAGCCACATCAGTCACCCTTGTAATCACATCCACCACCCATCCCTCCCACAGGCAGTCATTTCTCCCAGTTTCATCCAAATTATTCGATTTTGGCTATCCTGTCCAGGCAGATACATATGCACGGCAATGAGACTCTTTGAAGATCCTATCTTGACATGTTTAAcattgtatgtactgtatgtacatgtattatGCATGTCAGCTATTAGTACAGGATAGCTATTAGTACACTGgcacagacagaacacacactcacgggaagtgtgtgtgctacagacatgcagtgcatgtgtgttgtggtgtttgtgtttgtgcaatagtgtgtttgtgctcgTTTGTGTTCTAGGAAGCCGATCCTGCGTCTGGGAGAGACTCACAGTCTGGCCAGAGCACGACAAACTAAGAGTGAGCGCTAGAGGGGggttcatatgtgtgtgtgtgtgtgtgtgtgtgtgtgtgtgtgtgtgtgtgtgcgtgtggtatgTACGGGTATCCAGGCTTGTATCTGACAATCTGAAaccagacacagagcaggtgtGTCTGTCCAGTGTAACTTCTGCCATACGACTCCCTATAACATCCACCTGTCCTGCCTCTAACACAGGTTATTCGCCCTCTTCTTTcctgaccccccctctcccaaaaCAGGAGCGGCCCTGCCCCCGCTGCCGCACCGGCCCCTGCTGGAGGGCTTCGTCCCGTTCATCTCCCTCCCGCTGCCCCGGGTCAGCCTGTGCCCCTTCCCCTGCCTGCAGGACCGGCACGGGCCAAAGGGGGCGCTGCAGCGCCGCTACTTCATCCCAGAGCACTCCTGCACAGATTACTACAGATGAGCAGAAACAACCCTCACAACCGACAGTGCTGGAGTTTAAAACCTCAGGCGTAAACCCCTAAACCACAGATCTGCATTACAACTGCGACAGCTATCAGAATCCGTGACATAAGAGactagctgttccagttgtaatgcagttgtGTGGCCTAGAGGGTTTAAACCTGCGCTTTAAACTCCAATGAAGCACGCTGCAATGGACCCAGTCAGACTAATGAGCACCAGGCACCGCATTGTGGATACAAGGAGGCCCTGCTTgggtacattaaaaaaaaaatttttaaacctGCAGAATGGAGAAGGCTATGGTGCTTTTGAGCAGTTTAGTACATTTAACCAACAGAACAGGACAAGACTAACATCTGGATATCTGGGAGCCCTACAGAGCAGAAATGTCTTCTGTCCTTCTCTTAATTAAATATGCTGCAGCCACCAGTTCTTTCACTAGGTTAATGACGTGGGTAGGAGTCCTTTTCTATACCATTTTCCTGGCTGTTGACCACCTTCTTTTTACAGCAGCTGTTATTACCCCACACAGAAATGTAGCGTAGCCTCCTACTGCACTCATCTCGCTCTTCGTTAATTTAACCACAGCGCAAAAAGCAGCGGGCAGTTTAAAAAACTGGGTATCTTGTTCCATTTAGGCTATCCTTTTCAAAGAACGAAGTTCAAATTTAACTGTCGGTTCATGTTTTAAGGTCAAGGGCAAGCGGTCTTGCAACTGATTGGTCATTTTCTGCTGTTGAGCAACTGGCATAACAGCCATGTCttaatacagaaaataatgtataagttacaggaaaatataatttatttatagatAAACAATTACAACAGATTATTACTCATCAGGAGTATGTAATTCTGAACAGTTTTActtttaatatgtaaaaataattatgcgAGAGCTTGTTTGAGTACAAGCCAAAAATCACAACCCCGCCAAAGATgcaccttttttcccccacagccaTCAATAAGCAAAAGTTCTGCTTTGGTCCGCACTTCAGATTCACAGTATTGGCTGCTGTAATCATGTGACCGTCACGTGACCATTGATGTCAATTCTGATTCGCTGGAAATTTGGCTGTGGAAGCAAGCGCAGGCAGACGTATAAACACTGAGGTACACTGCTGTCAAGGCAagaatttttccatttatatctTAGATAAATGAGCCCATTCACAGCatgtgcaaaataataataataataataatcctattAAGGCCAAGTTTcagttgtgtatttttttttgtttttttaaacctctttGGCGGGTGAAAGTGTCTTCACTTGCACCCTGACCTTCACCTTTCAGCGGCTGCCAAAACCGATGTGATATATGCCCCCCTTGTGAtcgcccgtccgtccgtccgtccgtccattcACGTGCTCTGCACAGGACACTGCAGCTGCTGCGTGTCGCCGGGGACGACCATCTGACCCGCTGGCTGTCCGAaattgccccctcccccccctttaaaaCCCCTCCGGAGTTCACTTCAGTTAATACACAACACAAGTGCAACAGCAGGCTGTGGCAAACGTCACTTAAGACTTTactttcccctctttctccgtGTAACCAAACGGCTGATCTTTGTGTGACACGAGCTCAATAAAGCTGTTACTCTGAAATGACTACATTTCCCTGGAGGTCGGATTATTCTCACTTCACAGGGAAGATTGTCAAGCACGTGTGATTTGAGGTTCTCCCCCCGTGAGAATTTCGTCGCCAGGAACAAGCTACGGTATGAAAGTCAGTTAAGACATCTAGAGAGACGCCCTTCCTTGAGGGACGAGGCACAGCCTGGGATTTGTGGACTTTTTCACCAAAAATGTTTCACTGGCTTGCCACTGCACTGGCAGCCTGAGTTTGTAGTCCAGTGCttctcaaccctgttcctggagatctaccgtccggtaggttttcactccaactcttacgaagcacgcctcattcaacagctagagatctcactgagctgctagtcggtagaatcaggtgtgccaggttttttaacactgaatgtGAATGTGGTCTCATTAAAGTagacaggtcaaaggtcatggcCAACAGAAGAGAGTGGTGAGGTATAATTCCACTCCGTCTGCCaggagttgaaatgaaaacctacaggacagcagatctccaggaacttgGGTCGGGAACCACTGTTTTAGTCATTACAGCTATTtaacccacacccccaccccgaccccgaCCACcatccccacctccacccacacctCCCAAAATGGCTAAAAGGAGAGGTAAACTGCTGTAAAAGAAGGCCAGAACTGACTCTCCTAGCTTTCCTGTCTGTGAGAGTCACCAGACCCCCCCTTCGCAGGGGCACGCTAGTCCTCGTCCATCAGGTCGGTGCTGTAGCTGAGGAGGTCGGAGGTCAGGAGGAGGTCGCAGCGCCCGCTCTCCGCCAGcgccttctccagctccagctgcaccgcctccctcacctccatctcctccaccaGGGGCCAGTCCAGCAGCTGGGCGCTGGAGGGGAGCGGCGGCAGGCCCGGCTGGTACTCCTCCAGGGGGTTCGGGTACAGCAGCAGGCGGAGGGAGGGGATGCCGGCGGCCGCCCGGACCAGCGCCAGCACCCCGTCCCGGGACAGCGGGTTCAGGGCCAGCCTCAGGCTGCGCAGGGCCCGGCAGAGCCCCAGGGAGGGCAGCAGCGCCCCCAGCAGGCCGTCGGAGAGGCCGCAGCCGCTGAGCGAGAGCTCGGAGAGGCACGGGCGGGCCTGGTGGAGCAGGCGGCGCAGGGAGGGCAGCGCCGCCTCGTCCAGCCTGTTCTCACTCAGGTCCAGGCACCGCAGCGAGGACGCGTGCGGGCTGCAGGACAGGTAGGACAGGTCGGCCGCGCTCAGGCTCAGGTAGGgcagctccagcacctccagTGGCCGGGAGAGGGAACTGCAGACCGGAACAGGCAGAAGGGAGAGAGATCAGAAGTTCTCATTAGCAAGcatggggggtttgggggctcattcttaaataaaaaattctaaatgcgGCTGAGGTCCGCAGGCGTACCTGAGCAGCATGCGCAGATGTCCCGGCAGCCGGAGCGCAGTCAGGCTGAGTCTGCGCAGCTGTGCGAGCCCGCCGAGCCCCTGCGCCATCTCCcgcagcgccccctcctggccgGGCAGGTCCCTGCGCATGTCCAGGTTGCAGTAGTGCAGGCGCAGGGAGCGCAGGTCGGGGAAGGGCTCCAGGGCGGGCAGCAGGAGCGCCAGGCCGGCCACGCCCAGGCTGCTGTAGCGCACGTCCAGGCCCAGCAGGCCGCGCCGCGGCAGGagggccagcagggcggcgatgTTGGCGGCGGGGATCTCCTCCACGCGCAGGTGGCGGCAGTGCAGGCGGAGGGGCCCGCCCGCGGTGAGGGCCACGCGGACGCGCTCCCAGGAGCGGGCGTTCACGAACAGGTCGGCCCACACCTGCACCTCGCGCTCGTcctccccgccgcccccgcccccgcccccgcccctccccggcCGTCTGTCCGCGCCCGCGTCGtccctcaccctcccctcctccatcgTCCTCCGGACCCCCTGCACCcggtccccgcccccctccgccgACGCCCTCCCGAAATCCGTCCCGGGGagtcccctctctcttttcgcCGCGGCGTCCCTCTCCGCCTCCGTCTCCAGCCCccgcttcctctccctctcccgctcccgtcgggggcccccgggggcccggcCCTTGGCCTGCAGCACGGTGGAGCAGAGGGACACGGTGAGCGACCAGCCCCCCATGGAGTCCCCCACACCCCCgtcctcacactgcagcccgCACAGGTCCAGCACCTGCAGAGCGCACCTGGGACAGGTGAGGGAACAGTAGCCATGAGAACAGAAACGAATCACAGGTTCCTTTTACAGCACTCTTATCACTTACACACCTGGGGCACAACATTCAATACAGTTCATTTGTGGCAAAGGCcagttcatttgcatttattatttacctTCCATGTTCTGTCACTTcgctgtatgtttttttttttctcgtctcTGCTCACCTTTTGTCCCCCAGTCCTCGGACCACAGCCAACAGCAGAGCCTGTACACAGAGCCGGCTGGGCGGGTTATGCCCCGGCCTCCTCCGGCCTCCCAGCCTGAGAGTCCTCTCTGGCCAGCGCTGTACCAGCTCGCCGATGGCCAGCGGACGACAGTGAGCGACGGCAGCCTCCAGAAGAGGCTGATACAGCTCCCTCGGTACGCAGCCAAGCCAACGCGCAGACGAGCTGTGGTCACTCACGACTTCCTTAGCGCACAGACGGACCAAGGAGGACACGATCACCATTGCACAACACGATCGACTCCGACGATAGAGTAAACAAACTGGAAGCGTCGTTCTTGGCGCTAGAACTTAGGTTGTTCTATAACCCCCTAACTTTAGCTAAAGACACGTTAGCTAGATAAAAAACAGAGCTAGCTAGCCGACTACGGTTATCCCACTGCCTCGCTGGCAAAGCTGACACTCCGGGATTTCACTTTTActgccaggtttgtggtttcaAACAATATAGCCAGCTGTAACATGCCAAAGTTTGCGTGCTACCCTGCCAGCAATCCGAAACGCTAGAGTTATGCCACctataaaactaaaaaaaggcttttgCTCAGCTGGCTAATGGAACCACATAACAACAGCCACTGAT
This is a stretch of genomic DNA from Anguilla rostrata isolate EN2019 chromosome 4, ASM1855537v3, whole genome shotgun sequence. It encodes these proteins:
- the LOC135253991 gene encoding uncharacterized protein LOC135253991 isoform X1, which codes for MEHSALLARSRDLQALQQGALLPGKKKKKLPATRRMKREAFARYLKLVFPEPLRTEIPMEMEDAFGLQGVLFPPRRPTELRPLPPHRGGAASASLQKSLWGFIPNSVVLAELWPGMMGENALPQAPWALREGLGLLSENDVGEVKLLVCDDDDDDDDDGGDDSELKLRHLLEKQDALPRPVTPPAPPTRPVVESVRPRLRVPKCPRTVRRRKADSPPPPTPKPPTPSPPRTTPPKPPPPPTPPRQSPVPHTPPPRPPPPPSPPPPPAPPPPPSPRREVPQPPTPPCPIPEFLSPFVDQDWFQEVFPEHSLLHSSLSPEAFALLLLQKLSCCQAGSRTHILNALMQLLRQGALKNSKQISAGLTELLQIFATSDMSQEDRRFVCELLKAVVSVGSDSTDTVVELLTILAHKELGLQGAVLRLLKSTGVEEAEPWLSLEVATWRSGTRAEPEHTWAHLRQVAARWLDFWTCKYQQDRALLLKGVEEKQSFAPVDVLRFFCSMQRENQNRPPAPAPAPPAPEGRKDTVLRHQHLYRKPILRLGETHSLARARQTKRAALPPLPHRPLLEGFVPFISLPLPRVSLCPFPCLQDRHGPKGALQRRYFIPEHSCTDYYR
- the LOC135253991 gene encoding uncharacterized protein LOC135253991 isoform X2, which produces MEHSALLARSRDLQALQQGALLPGKKKKKLPATRRMKREAFARYLKLVFPEPLRTEIPMEMEDAFGLQGVLFPPRRPTELRPLPPHRGGAASASLQKSLWGFIPNSVVLAELWPGMMGENALPQAPWALREGLGLLSENDVGEVKLLVCDDDDDDDDDGGDDSELKLRHLLEKQDALPRPVTPPAPPTRPVVESVRPRLRVPKCPRTVRRRKADSPPPPTPKPPTPSPPRTTPPKPPPPPTPPRQSPVPHTPPPRPPPPPSPPPPPAPPPPPSPRREVPQPPTPPCPIPEFLSPFVDQDWFQEVFPEHSLLHSSLSPEAFALLLLQKLSCCQAGSRTHILNALMQLLRQGALKNSKQISAGLTELLQIFATSDMSQEDRRFVCELLKAVVSVGSDSTDTVVELLTILAHKELGLQGAVLRLLKSTGVEEAEPWLSLEVATWRSGTRAEPEHTWAHLRQVAARWLDFWTCKYQDRALLLKGVEEKQSFAPVDVLRFFCSMQRENQNRPPAPAPAPPAPEGRKDTVLRHQHLYRKPILRLGETHSLARARQTKRAALPPLPHRPLLEGFVPFISLPLPRVSLCPFPCLQDRHGPKGALQRRYFIPEHSCTDYYR
- the si:ch73-174h16.4 gene encoding leucine-rich repeat-containing protein 14, with amino-acid sequence MVIVSSLVRLCAKEVVSDHSSSARWLGCVPRELYQPLLEAAVAHCRPLAIGELVQRWPERTLRLGGRRRPGHNPPSRLCVQALLLAVVRGLGDKRCALQVLDLCGLQCEDGGVGDSMGGWSLTVSLCSTVLQAKGRAPGGPRRERERERKRGLETEAERDAAAKRERGLPGTDFGRASAEGGGDRVQGVRRTMEEGRVRDDAGADRRPGRGGGGGGGGGEDEREVQVWADLFVNARSWERVRVALTAGGPLRLHCRHLRVEEIPAANIAALLALLPRRGLLGLDVRYSSLGVAGLALLLPALEPFPDLRSLRLHYCNLDMRRDLPGQEGALREMAQGLGGLAQLRRLSLTALRLPGHLRMLLSSLSRPLEVLELPYLSLSAADLSYLSCSPHASSLRCLDLSENRLDEAALPSLRRLLHQARPCLSELSLSGCGLSDGLLGALLPSLGLCRALRSLRLALNPLSRDGVLALVRAAAGIPSLRLLLYPNPLEEYQPGLPPLPSSAQLLDWPLVEEMEVREAVQLELEKALAESGRCDLLLTSDLLSYSTDLMDED